One Candidatus Binataceae bacterium DNA segment encodes these proteins:
- a CDS encoding FHA domain-containing protein, with product MGQQPLSGDSSPGRFAARLVAVGGSTPREYRLRAGKTSIGYAKDNDIVLDASTVSRYHAVIQRRIGGYTVTDLESTNGTFVNGLRIKNPTALKRGDDVRFGDARFAFLARRRSIIQEFRSIRAFPLALVTVFLFAIGFGVVRYRVWKAAKLGVTNGVPAPAASTASNSVGTQSAASSASSESPTGSNAPSATEPEWLALLNWYRKLSGLKPVFEDSKLSAGDQAHVRYLLANYSEALRNGAMPGGEMHEERDGSPGYSPDGAKAGKQSDVDFVYWHGHQPAGLVNFAILDWISGAFHRLPLLNPNLRRVGYYDFCGGGICVAAMNAIGGADAGGLRQSFPRPLKFPPADAGIDLRTFENEWPDPLTACPGYAAPTGLPITLTLGSFVPAKLERFSVESVSPDGTTSKVDACGFDAATYVNPESYGQSAGREVLAANGSVVVIPRRPLTRGATYSVRMTVNGHEYDWTFSVNM from the coding sequence ATGGGTCAGCAACCTCTGTCCGGAGATTCATCGCCGGGTAGGTTCGCCGCACGGCTCGTTGCGGTCGGGGGATCGACGCCGCGCGAGTATCGGCTGCGGGCCGGCAAAACCTCTATTGGTTACGCCAAAGACAACGACATCGTGCTCGATGCCTCCACCGTCTCGCGCTACCACGCGGTGATCCAGCGCCGGATCGGCGGTTATACAGTTACCGATCTCGAGTCGACCAATGGAACGTTTGTCAACGGTCTTCGAATCAAAAACCCTACCGCACTGAAGCGCGGCGACGACGTGCGCTTCGGCGACGCGCGCTTCGCATTTCTGGCTCGCCGCCGGTCCATCATTCAGGAGTTTCGCTCAATTCGCGCCTTCCCGCTCGCTCTTGTCACGGTGTTCCTTTTCGCGATCGGCTTCGGGGTGGTGCGCTATCGGGTGTGGAAGGCTGCGAAGCTGGGGGTGACAAACGGCGTACCAGCGCCGGCCGCGTCCACCGCAAGCAATTCCGTCGGGACGCAATCGGCGGCCTCATCCGCGAGCAGCGAGTCTCCCACTGGCAGCAATGCCCCTTCAGCGACCGAGCCCGAATGGCTTGCGCTGCTTAACTGGTATCGCAAGCTCTCCGGGCTTAAACCCGTGTTCGAAGATTCGAAACTGAGCGCGGGTGATCAGGCGCACGTGCGGTACCTTCTCGCCAACTACTCCGAAGCGCTGCGCAACGGCGCGATGCCGGGGGGCGAAATGCACGAGGAGCGAGACGGTAGCCCTGGGTATAGTCCCGACGGTGCCAAGGCCGGCAAACAAAGCGACGTCGATTTCGTTTACTGGCATGGGCACCAACCTGCGGGGCTGGTGAATTTCGCGATCCTGGACTGGATCAGCGGCGCGTTTCATCGCTTGCCGCTGCTCAATCCGAACCTGCGCCGGGTTGGCTACTACGACTTTTGTGGAGGGGGCATCTGTGTTGCGGCGATGAATGCCATAGGTGGCGCGGACGCAGGCGGCTTGCGTCAATCATTCCCGCGTCCCCTAAAATTTCCTCCCGCCGATGCGGGGATCGACTTGCGAACCTTCGAAAACGAATGGCCCGATCCACTGACCGCGTGTCCGGGCTATGCTGCGCCGACCGGTTTGCCAATTACCTTGACCTTGGGAAGCTTTGTCCCCGCAAAACTTGAACGGTTCAGCGTCGAAAGTGTTTCCCCCGATGGTACGACGAGCAAAGTGGACGCATGTGGATTCGATGCCGCTACCTATGTCAACCCCGAGTCATACGGTCAATCGGCTGGGCGCGAAGTGCTGGCCGCGAACGGGTCGGTAGTGGTAATCCCGCGCCGCCCCCTGACCCGCGGCGCGACCTACTCGGTGCGGATGACCGTCAATGGCCACGAATATGACTGGACCTTCTCGGTGAACATGTAG